The proteins below are encoded in one region of Xenopus laevis strain J_2021 chromosome 8L, Xenopus_laevis_v10.1, whole genome shotgun sequence:
- the LOC121397326 gene encoding olfactory receptor 49-like has protein sequence MDKGNKTTVEEFILLAFSDLYQLQIPLFFVTLLVYIMCVFGNVIIIFIVRAEPSLHTPMYFFISTLSTLEIIFVSCIIPNLLANLIADKKSISFSGCFIQLFVTATLGTAECYLLAVMAFDRVLAINKPLQYVSIMTQRVCVQLVLLPFILGIINVSIPTGFTAALEFCGPNEINHFFCDFAALQSLACSSPYMSQMVTNSGAIFASGLPFTITVGLYIHIIIIISKIKSAESKQKAFSTCSSHLTVAGLFYITTIIVYAVPKGSQYDRFFALIYTVITPLLNPFIYTFRNKDVKRVLIKSRRLKLCQGSFRY, from the coding sequence ATGGATAAAGGCAATAAGACCACAGTGGAAGAGTTTATTTTATTGGCTTTTTCAGATTTATATCAGCTCCAGATTCCTCTGTTCTTTGTCACTTTGCTTGTCTACATCATGTGTGTATTTGGGAAcgttatcattatttttatagtaagAGCTGAACCTTCACTTCACACCCCAATGTACTTTTTTATCAGCACATTATCTACTCTAGAAATAATATTTGTGTCTTGCATTATTCCTAATCTTCTGGCTAACCTCATTGCAGATAAGAAGAGCATATCCTTCAGTGGATGTTTCATACAATTGTTTGTCACTGCTACTTTAGGAACAGCAGAATGTTACCTACTTGCAGTCATGGCTTTTGACAGAGTCCTGGCTATTAACAAGCCCCTGCAATATGTTTCTATCATGACCCAGCGAGTCTGTGTGCAACTTGTACTTTTACCATTTATTCTTGGGATTATAAATGTATCAATCCCCACGGGTTTTACGGCTGCCTTGGAATTCTGTGGCCCTAATGAAATCAATCATTTCTTTTGTGACTTTGCTGCTCTACAGTCATTGGCTTGTTCCAGTCCTTATATGAGCCAGATGGTGACAAACTCGGGGGCAATTTTTGCATCTGGACTCCCCTTCACCATAACTGTTGGACTCTACATCCATATTATAATCATCATTTCAAAGATTAAAAGTGCTGAATCGAAAcagaaagccttctccacctgctcTTCTCATCTCACTGTAGCAGGATTGTTTTATATAACAACCATCATTGTTTATGCTGTGCCAAAGGGTTCCCAATATGACAGGTTCTTTGCCCTAATATATACTGTTATTACTCCCCTATTGAATCCCTTTATTTACACCTTCAGAAACAAAGATGTAAAGAGAGTACTAATAAAATCAAGGAGGTTAAAGCTTTGCCAAGGTTCATTCCGATACTAA